ATATCAGTTCACCGTCCTTTTTGCAAAATCTTCGATCAGTTTTTGTACCTGATCGAGTGTGTATGCCTCATCATCTTTCAGCAATGAACTCAAAACGTCTTTTTGAACCGGCGTAAAATTAGCCGACTTTAAGAATTGCTCTTTCGTAAATTTCACAGCCGCTTTTTTCTCGCTCATTTGATCCCCTCCTTCACATCAAGTGCCTTCATCACCGGATCAACCGGTTTCGGCGCCCAGACGTGGAAATTGTATTCGACGAAGAAGTGCAGAACTTCGTCTACGATTTCAAACCGCATTCCCGTCCCGCGGACCAACCGGCCAGCTACCGCGATCCACTGAAGTGTTTCTGTCAGCCGTTCGGCCATGGCATACATATCCTCGTTACGACGCTCCGGGGCGAAGTAATGCACATCGAACGGATGATATCGGATGAACCGCCGGCCAAGCTCTTGCGTGTGCTCTGGCTCCAGGAGCTTTACAAAAAAGCATGGCAGCGTCAGGCCTTGCTTAATCTCTTCGCCCATGATCGGGATGGTTGGGAACGCGGTGTCGAGTGCGGAGTGGACGGCGTATCGGACGTCGTTAATGGTTACGGACAAGCTCATAAGCGCTCCACCAACCTGTCCATGTTCGCTTCAACAACCGCATACATCACATCGATCTGAAGATGAGAAGTCAATTCATTTCGCCCACCAACATCGACGTTCGCCCAGCTGGTGGCGATATTTCCGTCCGGACATTTTGCGGCGAAGACGAAACCCAACACTTCTCCGCCACGCGCCCGTTCGAGCAGCGTTTCCAACGCTTCCACCACATTGTCCTGTGGCGTTTTGAGTCGGATGATCTTCGCCATAGCATTACTCCTTCCTCGGCGGCCGGCCGTTCATGATATCATTGAGCAGCTGCATCACGCGCTTTTCCAAATACCGCGGTAGCTCCCGCTCGATCTCCTGCATGGAGATGGTCATCATAAAGCGGCCTTCGACCCACTTCGTCAGGTCATTGCCGGCCCGGTGGCCGTATTCAACGTAGATCGCGTACTCCGTTGGGTTAAAGATATCCACCTGATATGCATTTCCGCGACGCTCGACCCGACCGACTTTCCAATTCCGCCTCAGTTCCCCGGTATCAACCGGCGTCCGCTTTTTGATCTTCCGCTCGGCTCGGTACGCCATCTCCAGCAGGAAATCCTGGATGAAACGCTCGATGACGCGCTCGTCCAGCGCTTTTTTGAACGTTTTAGCCAGTTGCTCAAATTCGGAGAAGTCGAATTTTCCCCACTTGGACATTAGGCCCATTCCTTCCGTTGCAAACTTACTTCCTGATGTGTCGGATACAGAAACGGCTCTCCGGCAGTGTATCGGCGCGTCACGGTGCCGCGGGTGACTTCGAGCAGATCACCTTGACGAATGTCCAGCTCCGGAGCGATGAACATCTTCGTCTCATACCGGATTTCGTTCTGCGCCTCTGTCTGGTTGTTCTGGCCAAGCACACGCTGCGAAATGCGGCAGGGTTGGGCGGTGTAGACGGGCTGCAGGACGAGTTTGGTTTCCTTCGTGACCGGATCCTTGACCTGGACATATCGGTACACCATCGCCCGATCCGTGTATATCTGTTCGATTGCCCGACGGTGGCGGGTAAGGTCCATCGTCACCACCTCATTCTCCGGTACCTGTTCAAATCAACCCGATAATTCAACACAACGGCGTCGATTGCGGATTTGGACGTATTTGTCAAACCGGATCCCTGCGCTGGCTTTGACGACGTATCCCCGACTGTAACCTCTTCTCCGGCTCCGCTCGTCTCTGCGATCCCGTGGAGTTTCGGCTGTTCGATTCGGAGCGCGTCGATCGTCATGGACGCCCAGGTGTGTTCCAACTCGGCCGGGATCTCGATCAAGTTCGTATAGTGCAAGATGCGCCGGCCGATCTCCTGGACGTAGGAATCAATCAGCGCATCCAAACTGTTGTCCGTGATCTGCAGGCGGGTTTTGACTGTCGCCAGAACATCACTCGCCGCCATCTTTTTCGCCGCCTTTGGTTGCGAAAATCACTGCGAGAATATCTCCCTTCTTCGTCGCACCACCCAGATCGATGCCGTTGTCCGCCGCGTATTGCTTCAGTTCGGCAACGGTCATGTCATTGAAATCATTCAAGCCGCCAACAGGAGCTGGCTTAGATACGGGTTTCTCGGATTTCTCCTTCTCCCTTACCTTGGCAGCCAACTCCCGGCGTTGCCGATTAAATGCTGCAAGTCCCATGTGATCACCTCATTATAACAGCTTGTGGACAAATTTTACGACACGAATCGCTTTCGGCTCGTACACGCGACTCCAGTTCGTTCCGCTGGCCAACTCTGCGTTGGTCGGAGACACCCCAGCCACGCTCCCCGAAGTAAACCGCACTCCACGCGGATGCAAAATGAAAGTCCTGCGATTGATCAAGTAATCTTCGCCGGCTAAAGTGTCTCGGTCCGTTTCCGTCGGGACGAATCCGACCGGGTTGCCCTCGCCATATGCGACAGCACCGGGGCCGAATAAGTATGTCGTAAAAATCTTATTACCTGTCGGTGTTCCGGTACCATCAAGTTCATCAGTTACTGGAGTTGTATCGTCCACAATGACGCGCTTACCAAGGAATGTCGGTACATCAATAGAGCCAGTGGAAGGCTTAACGTACTGAATCAAGTCCTGTTTCGCCAGCGACGCCTCCGTCGCGCTGTGCATGACGATGGCCGTCAGCTGCGATTTAGCGTCGCCAAGCTTTTGCGCTGCATCGACCGTCGTCTTGGCGCTGATAACTGCTGCATCGCCGGTTTGGCCAGAAATATCATGCACCAGTGCTGACATGCTGGCCGATGCGAAAACACCCGTCAGGGTGGAAATCAGCGCCGCTTGGTATCTCCGTGCCCAATAAGATGCAACCAGGTCAGCGATGGCTCGCATCGGATCGTCACCGGCGAGATTGGCCGCTAGATCATTCGCACCCCAAGCACGGCCACGGCGCAGAATGACGGCTTCATCTTTGTTGGCTTGGATTTTGCCGGGCGTCAATGCCCCATTGTCGGATAGAACTTCATCATCCCCAACCAAATCACCCCAGAACGGCATCTGTACTGTCCGCGCAGCTGCGCTTGCTAGCCGGTCAAACTCTTGCGTACGTTGGGCAATTCCGGATTGAAAGATTGCCGAAAGCTCCATCGTACGCTGTACCACGTAGGGATTAAACACCTCAGGAACGATTACATCAGAAATTTTCACAGACATGTTTTATCAACCTCCAACAATGGATTGAAGTTGTTTCGCAAGCTCCGGATTCTCTCGAAGAATGCGGGCCTGTTCAGTTAGATTGAAATGCTCTTTCGACCACGGGTTTTTAATTCCAGTGCTTCCGCCATCCCGCCCATCCGCCGGTGCAACGCCTTTGAATTGCGGACCTTTGTCCGATTTTTGCTCGACAAACAAAAAAGCCTTACTTTGACGTAGGGTTTTGATTTGCTCATCGAGCCCGGCTTTTACGTTGCTGCTGTCATCGAGCTCGATTTTGCTTTTGTCCAACAGGGCAGCCACCAGATCCGGATCGTGTACCTGGCCGGCGACCGCCAGCTTGATTGCTGTTGTCACGGCCATGTCCTGGAGCTTGGCCTCGTACTTCTCGGCAGCGGCTTTGTTCTCCGCCTGAAGTTGCTCGATCTGCTTTTTCAGTTCCTCGTTTCCCTCAGCCGCTTTTTTCAGATCGGAAAGCTGCTTGTCACGTTCCTTAAGTGCTTCTTCGGCTTGCTTTTTGGCTTCGTTAATTTCATTGAACTTGTCCTTCGGAATCCAGTTCCCGTCGGATACGACTGCGACCTTATGTTTGTCACCAAGCTTCGCCATCAATTGGTTATATAGTTCTTCGCCCAAAAGTTCTTTCAAATCCACTTTTCAACACGCTCCCATTTGGTTTTTATGGCGTAACCCACCGCCATGGGCGGCCGTGATGCTCCGGCCAACGAGCAATACAAAGGGCCCCGGGAGTCTCGTCCGGAGCCCAATAAAAACACCCTCGCATGGTCGAGAGTGTCGGTTAACTCGGTAAAACAATTTCACCATTTAACAGCTTATCCGCTATTAAATCCTCCCCAATTTCGCGCAAACGTTCAACCATATTACTTATTCGCGAGGCCAAGTTAACGTCCGAGAAGAAACCTGAATCAATGATCTCTTGGACTTTATTCAAATTTCCCTCGTCATTTAACCACTGAATCGGAATATAAATCATAAAGCGTTCACCCCAATTCTATTCATTGCAATAATTAGCACATTCTCAAAGACGATTTTCTCATTGCCTGTGAGGCCCTTAACACCTTTCGCTATAGCTGAGTTTACATCATTGATCATTTGTGTGCGGTAATCCTTGTAGTTCGGCATATTTTCAAGCATTTTATCAACCAACTCTGCGACGTTCTCTTTTATATAGCCTAAATATGGTTGACTGTACGCCGAGATATCAAAAGACCGAGAGCCGATCTCACCAATTAATTTTTTCCATTCTGCAGTTTTCTTTACCCCTAACCTGTACTCATAAGCGATTTTCCCAAAGTCCGAGATATTGTCAGCCCGTTCAAACTCTGGCAAAGCTTTGAGTTTGGGGAGCGTTTCAATAAGGTGCCCAGGATAACTTGGTGAAATTTCATTCGTAATGCCGACTTGTTTAGCCATATAGTGCGCAAAGGACTCAGCAAAGACATCATCATAATAAGCCCATGTTTGAAAACCAATTTCCTTGATATCGTGTCGCAACCCATTGGCCATTGCATGAAATAGTTCGTGAAAGACGGTTTTAACTTGATACTCTATGCTCCGGGCGTCGTCGGAGTTCAACTCGTAGGTAATTACTTCGATGGTTTCTCCGCTCGTGTTTAATTGGCACTGTCCATGAGCAGGAATACGATGTCTTTGTACTTTCAAGGTGGATCCTGCTTTGATTAGTACATTTTGTGCAAACTCCTTCACATCTTGCTTATCCCAGTCGTTATAAATCGCCTTGACACTCGCGACAAAATCGGTTTTTGTAGCACCTTGTTCTCCTACATGCATATTATACCATCGTTCATACGTAATGTCACCAGGGACGAAATAGGTGTCGCCGCGCTCATCTCGTGCGATCCGTTCACCATGGTCAATCTCATCATCGAAATACGGAACGACGGTCGATCGGCATCGGACGTGCAGCGGAGGATAGTTAACGCCGACCTCGCGTTCAGACAATGCAAAGACACGGCCATCCATCGAGCGACATATTTGAGTTGTGCGGTTATCTAGTGTAGCCAAGTATTCATACTTCTGCACCACACCACTTTCCTTGTACCCGGCCGCTGTCGCTTCCCCGACAAAGAAGGCTGTCTCCGTCTGCACCAGGCGCTCAGCATTAGACAACGACACTCCCATTCGTTCAGCCAGATCCCTCACCGTTCGCTCGGCTGGTTCGCCGCGAATGAACGCCTGCGCCAGCTTCGTTCGCAGCTCAGTAACCAATTTGTCCCGGTCATTCCAGATCCGTTTGCTCCAGTTACTTCCTGCGAACTCGGTTCCGAGAACCGTTTCCAATGTGTCTCGGTCGATTTTTGCAAAGGTCACACCGAACCCCGTTCCACGCTGGAGTTCATAGATGGTCCGGTAGTAGGTGTCCTCGTACACGTCACCCAGGAGCTCGCCTGTGCGCTGCTGCCGGCTTCCGGCTAGCATTTCAACCTGCTGCTGAATCTCCGTCAGCAACGCCTCGTACCGGCTCACCCGGACCCTGTAATAGACCTCATTCAGCTGCTTGGTCCAGCGGCCGTCGGCATTGTCCTTCGCTTTGGCCGTAAACTCTTCCAGCGTCATCTTGAACTGTCTGAGTTCTTTTCCGGAGAGTTGCCGGCGCGCCTCGGCCATGCTGACCTCGCTGTTCGCCGCGTAGCGCTGGTAAAACACTTCGATCGCACGCCGGATTTCCTCCGTCGCCCGGGCGTATTCCCGATCCAGTTCGGCCTGGTAGGCATCGGCTTTCGCAAACTGCCGGGCGGCTACTTCCTCACTACGGCGGCGCCAGTATTCGGCCGGCTTCATGCTTGCTCACCGCCGCCTTGTGGCTGCTGCCCCAAATGTCCAAACTGCACCATGTCTGTATTGCGCTCTCTCCGGATCCTCTCTAGTTCTGCCTGAACGTCCGTTACAAACGGATGGTTTGCGATTAACGTCTCTTCTGACAAAATCCCAACGCTGTTTCTTATGTCGGAAATCACATCGGATTCAGATATAATAATGTCCCTGTTAAAAATGAACTCCACTGTTTCATTTGAAAAATCTCCGACTCCAGTGTTAGTCAAGTGCGTATTGATAAACCATAAAAGTTGCTCTAAAGCAGCTTGAAATTCGGTCTCAATGATATTGCAATCCATATCGAGATCCGCATACAAGAATTTCAATGCAACTCCTGAAGGAGCGCTTTTTACTCGATCAATATCAAACAAAACTCCCCGGCCGAACTCATAGATGTCCTTGCGCAGCTGCTCGATGTGCGTGCGGAAGGCCTCGACGTTGATCTCAAGGCTGAGCGTATCAACTCCACCATCATCCGTCACCTTCACCGCCCGGTACACCGAAAGATTGCGCCGGAATTCTCCCAGATCCTGGCCGTCATAATTCCTAACGACATAAATCGAATTGGGCAAGTCCTCCAGGTTGTTCGAATTGTCACTGGTCTTCACGTCGTAATCATCGACAAGCGACTTGATGACCTGGACGAGCGGAATCTCCTCGTCGTTATACTTGAAGCAAACAAACGGCA
The DNA window shown above is from Thermicanus aegyptius DSM 12793 and carries:
- a CDS encoding phage tail terminator family protein, which translates into the protein MSLSVTINDVRYAVHSALDTAFPTIPIMGEEIKQGLTLPCFFVKLLEPEHTQELGRRFIRYHPFDVHYFAPERRNEDMYAMAERLTETLQWIAVAGRLVRGTGMRFEIVDEVLHFFVEYNFHVWAPKPVDPVMKALDVKEGIK
- a CDS encoding HK97 gp10 family phage protein, which translates into the protein MSKWGKFDFSEFEQLAKTFKKALDERVIERFIQDFLLEMAYRAERKIKKRTPVDTGELRRNWKVGRVERRGNAYQVDIFNPTEYAIYVEYGHRAGNDLTKWVEGRFMMTISMQEIERELPRYLEKRVMQLLNDIMNGRPPRKE
- a CDS encoding phage head-tail connector protein, which gives rise to MAASDVLATVKTRLQITDNSLDALIDSYVQEIGRRILHYTNLIEIPAELEHTWASMTIDALRIEQPKLHGIAETSGAGEEVTVGDTSSKPAQGSGLTNTSKSAIDAVVLNYRVDLNRYRRMRW
- a CDS encoding major capsid protein, whose amino-acid sequence is MSVKISDVIVPEVFNPYVVQRTMELSAIFQSGIAQRTQEFDRLASAAARTVQMPFWGDLVGDDEVLSDNGALTPGKIQANKDEAVILRRGRAWGANDLAANLAGDDPMRAIADLVASYWARRYQAALISTLTGVFASASMSALVHDISGQTGDAAVISAKTTVDAAQKLGDAKSQLTAIVMHSATEASLAKQDLIQYVKPSTGSIDVPTFLGKRVIVDDTTPVTDELDGTGTPTGNKIFTTYLFGPGAVAYGEGNPVGFVPTETDRDTLAGEDYLINRRTFILHPRGVRFTSGSVAGVSPTNAELASGTNWSRVYEPKAIRVVKFVHKLL
- a CDS encoding phage scaffolding protein; its protein translation is MDLKELLGEELYNQLMAKLGDKHKVAVVSDGNWIPKDKFNEINEAKKQAEEALKERDKQLSDLKKAAEGNEELKKQIEQLQAENKAAAEKYEAKLQDMAVTTAIKLAVAGQVHDPDLVAALLDKSKIELDDSSNVKAGLDEQIKTLRQSKAFLFVEQKSDKGPQFKGVAPADGRDGGSTGIKNPWSKEHFNLTEQARILRENPELAKQLQSIVGG
- a CDS encoding minor capsid protein, with translation MKPAEYWRRRSEEVAARQFAKADAYQAELDREYARATEEIRRAIEVFYQRYAANSEVSMAEARRQLSGKELRQFKMTLEEFTAKAKDNADGRWTKQLNEVYYRVRVSRYEALLTEIQQQVEMLAGSRQQRTGELLGDVYEDTYYRTIYELQRGTGFGVTFAKIDRDTLETVLGTEFAGSNWSKRIWNDRDKLVTELRTKLAQAFIRGEPAERTVRDLAERMGVSLSNAERLVQTETAFFVGEATAAGYKESGVVQKYEYLATLDNRTTQICRSMDGRVFALSEREVGVNYPPLHVRCRSTVVPYFDDEIDHGERIARDERGDTYFVPGDITYERWYNMHVGEQGATKTDFVASVKAIYNDWDKQDVKEFAQNVLIKAGSTLKVQRHRIPAHGQCQLNTSGETIEVITYELNSDDARSIEYQVKTVFHELFHAMANGLRHDIKEIGFQTWAYYDDVFAESFAHYMAKQVGITNEISPSYPGHLIETLPKLKALPEFERADNISDFGKIAYEYRLGVKKTAEWKKLIGEIGSRSFDISAYSQPYLGYIKENVAELVDKMLENMPNYKDYRTQMINDVNSAIAKGVKGLTGNEKIVFENVLIIAMNRIGVNAL
- a CDS encoding phage portal protein, which produces MSQTTAELIQIIEAGAKSAMSLEQIIKIQIDEWLHSTERQWMITGQRYYISDHDILQRKRTVIGEGGELVEVTNLANNKLVHAFVRKLVDQKVGYLLGKPLTIQTENAAYLDLLNDIFNKSFLRLLKNLGKEAVNKGKAWLHVYYNEEGQLSFKKIPSEEIIPLWRDAAHTELDAAIRVYDVEAYEGTTKKIITKVEFWDTSGVRRYVLSEGGLIPDVEAGEFGSHFTAIQDGQEQGFNWERVPFVCFKYNDEEIPLVQVIKSLVDDYDVKTSDNSNNLEDLPNSIYVVRNYDGQDLGEFRRNLSVYRAVKVTDDGGVDTLSLEINVEAFRTHIEQLRKDIYEFGRGVLFDIDRVKSAPSGVALKFLYADLDMDCNIIETEFQAALEQLLWFINTHLTNTGVGDFSNETVEFIFNRDIIISESDVISDIRNSVGILSEETLIANHPFVTDVQAELERIRRERNTDMVQFGHLGQQPQGGGEQA